A region from the Brachyspira hampsonii genome encodes:
- a CDS encoding ethanolamine utilization protein EutH: protein MSINEIILYIMILFMVLGAIDKIIGNKFGLGEQFEAGFNAMGALALSMIGIICLAPVIAALLKPIIVPIYTALGADPAMFATTILANDMGGAPLALEFAQDVNAGKFSAFIVGAMMGPTIVFSIPVAIGIINKEDHKYLALGIASGMITIPIGAFFGGLAAGYGIIFLIKNLIPIIIVSILLTLGLIFIRDILIKVFDIFSKFLVILITIGLVFAVIEVLTGIQIIKFTIDNQTITMSPISDAVTTVASIAFVLAGAFPLVFVLTKAASKPLESIGKKLGMNDVGAAGLVATLANNIPMFNIMKDMNNQGKIINCAFAVSAAFTFGDHLGFTAGYAGGEYKSMIFPMIVAKLIGGVTAIIAAYFVSKIALKNDN from the coding sequence ATGAGTATAAATGAGATAATTTTGTATATAATGATTTTGTTTATGGTTTTAGGAGCTATAGATAAAATCATTGGCAATAAATTTGGTCTTGGTGAACAGTTTGAAGCGGGATTTAATGCTATGGGAGCTTTGGCTTTATCTATGATAGGCATTATATGTCTTGCTCCTGTAATAGCAGCATTATTAAAACCTATTATAGTTCCAATATATACGGCACTTGGAGCAGATCCGGCTATGTTTGCTACAACAATACTTGCTAATGATATGGGAGGTGCTCCTTTAGCATTAGAGTTTGCTCAAGATGTAAATGCAGGAAAGTTTTCAGCTTTTATAGTTGGGGCTATGATGGGACCTACTATAGTTTTTAGTATTCCTGTTGCTATTGGTATTATCAATAAAGAAGATCATAAGTATTTGGCTTTGGGTATAGCTTCTGGTATGATTACTATACCTATAGGAGCCTTTTTCGGAGGACTTGCGGCAGGGTATGGTATAATATTCTTAATAAAAAATCTTATACCAATAATTATAGTGTCAATACTTCTCACTTTAGGATTAATATTTATAAGAGATATTTTGATAAAAGTATTTGATATATTTTCTAAATTTCTAGTTATATTAATTACTATAGGTTTAGTATTTGCCGTTATAGAAGTTCTTACTGGTATTCAAATAATAAAATTTACTATTGATAATCAAACAATCACAATGTCTCCTATATCAGATGCTGTTACCACAGTTGCAAGCATAGCATTTGTATTGGCAGGAGCTTTTCCGCTTGTATTTGTACTTACTAAAGCAGCTTCAAAGCCTTTGGAGTCTATAGGCAAAAAATTAGGCATGAATGATGTAGGAGCTGCAGGCTTAGTTGCAACTTTAGCAAATAATATACCTATGTTTAATATAATGAAAGATATGAATAATCAAGGAAAAATTATTAATTGTGCATTTGCTGTTAGTGCGGCATTTACATTTGGAGACCATTTAGGATTTACAGCTGGTTATGCAGGCGGAGAGTATAAAAGTATGATATTTCCTATGATAGTTGCTAAACTCATTGGCGGTGTAACAGCCATAATTGCAGCTTACTTTGTATCTAAAATAGCATTAAAAAATGATAATTGA
- a CDS encoding sugar phosphate nucleotidyltransferase — MKAIILAAGKGTRLLPMTLVKPKPLLEIHGKTILENAIDILREGGVDDITVVTGYKHELFDPLQKKLGFKKVVSSDFASKNSSASLKLVKDEIANGTIIMNGDLYIKKSFFEYIKPNECQFLSQEIKNVMVWEYVVDEEKKLIKIIEDATSGRYGETGIAYFAGEYVDTIKEELDNCTDDEYWEYAVFRALNRIEFYISEAEDIVTEVDSFKDAIMTNTLTFEDIAKQCSDNGEALRLKGLTNYNYKITFNGDKKVIRIPGLGTEKFIDRPAEKHIMSLVSEEIAPKSMFFDYDIKITNYLEGYKDLEFDDIDEKFLSLFMKRLEQLHQIKLKDNPGFVPLFMHNKILKYEELVPISLVTEKEREFIHNSAKELDKDEKVLCHLDLLFGNILYNGSDVKIIDFEYSGFTSNYLDIASFVCESDIDDERRAKLLKSYNGLDDLRVRKAQIIHNYIWSLWGIMNKSYEYMRYHIAGLHKNLSYFNLN; from the coding sequence ATGAAAGCTATAATACTTGCAGCTGGAAAAGGTACTAGACTTCTTCCTATGACTTTAGTTAAACCAAAACCATTACTTGAGATACATGGAAAAACTATATTAGAAAATGCTATTGATATTTTGAGAGAAGGCGGAGTTGATGATATTACTGTTGTTACAGGTTATAAGCATGAATTATTTGATCCTTTGCAAAAAAAGTTAGGATTTAAAAAAGTTGTATCTTCAGATTTTGCATCTAAAAACAGCAGTGCATCATTAAAATTAGTTAAAGATGAAATAGCTAATGGTACTATAATAATGAATGGAGATTTATATATTAAAAAATCTTTTTTTGAATATATAAAACCTAATGAATGTCAATTTTTATCTCAGGAAATAAAAAATGTGATGGTGTGGGAATATGTTGTTGATGAAGAAAAGAAACTTATAAAGATTATTGAAGATGCAACTAGCGGAAGATACGGGGAAACAGGAATTGCTTATTTTGCAGGCGAATATGTTGATACTATAAAAGAAGAACTTGATAATTGTACAGATGATGAATATTGGGAATATGCTGTTTTCAGAGCATTAAATAGAATTGAGTTCTATATTAGTGAGGCAGAAGATATTGTAACAGAAGTAGATTCTTTTAAAGATGCAATTATGACTAATACTTTAACTTTTGAGGATATTGCTAAACAGTGTTCTGATAATGGAGAAGCTCTAAGATTAAAAGGATTAACTAATTATAATTATAAAATAACTTTTAATGGTGATAAAAAAGTAATAAGAATTCCGGGATTAGGTACAGAAAAGTTTATTGACAGACCAGCAGAAAAACATATTATGTCATTAGTTTCTGAAGAAATTGCTCCTAAAAGTATGTTCTTTGATTATGATATTAAAATAACTAATTATTTGGAAGGATATAAGGATTTAGAGTTTGATGATATAGATGAAAAGTTTTTATCTCTTTTTATGAAAAGACTAGAACAATTGCATCAGATTAAATTAAAAGACAATCCTGGATTTGTTCCTCTGTTTATGCATAATAAAATTCTAAAATATGAAGAATTAGTTCCTATTAGTTTGGTAACAGAAAAAGAAAGAGAGTTTATTCATAATTCTGCTAAGGAACTAGATAAAGATGAAAAGGTTTTATGTCATTTAGATTTATTATTTGGAAATATTTTGTATAATGGCAGCGATGTTAAGATAATAGATTTTGAATATTCTGGTTTTACTTCTAATTATTTGGATATAGCTAGTTTTGTATGCGAGTCTGATATAGATGATGAAAGAAGGGCTAAATTACTAAAATCTTATAATGGTTTAGATGATTTAAGAGTAAGAAAGGCTCAGATTATACATAATTATATATGGTCATTATGGGGTATTATGAATAAGTCTTATGAGTATATGAGATATCATATTGCTGGTCTTCATAAAAATTTGTCATATTTTAATTTGAATTAA
- a CDS encoding CDP-glycerol glycerophosphotransferase family protein yields MLITVFALFILCQSNVFGYIDPGTGSLLFSALFGIIGTLFFLSKALLIKLKTMSFSKSKNIETEASKKARIIIYGEDKRYCNVFKPIIEELIKLEIPVIYYSSSEDDPIFEIKNDLLHTEFIGVGNMAYAKLNFIEADICLMTTPNLDVFQLKRSKGVKRYVHIFHAPNESAMYCLYSLDFFDAVLLSGENQISDIRELEDTRGTKVKELEMIGSTYLDELNKKKEEASKSITKVENKKTVLIAPSWGMNGLLNRFGEKVIDPILDSGYYVIIRPHPQSSIVEKDMLKRLKNKYKDNANIEWDFNRDNIYSLSRADVMISDFSGVILDYAFLFEKPTIIPSFTFDKRGYDAIELKEETWTLKTLPKITVSLDENNFSNISNIVNDTINNTSLKDNIIKAKDEAYKCRGEAARNGALVLSKMLAELN; encoded by the coding sequence ATGTTAATTACTGTATTTGCTTTATTTATACTATGCCAGAGTAATGTATTTGGATATATAGATCCGGGTACAGGAAGTTTGCTTTTTTCAGCACTTTTTGGAATTATAGGAACTTTATTTTTTCTTTCTAAAGCACTTCTTATAAAATTAAAAACTATGTCTTTTTCTAAAAGCAAAAATATAGAAACAGAGGCTTCTAAAAAGGCGAGAATAATAATTTACGGAGAGGACAAAAGATACTGCAATGTATTTAAACCTATAATAGAAGAGCTAATAAAATTAGAAATACCTGTTATATATTATAGTTCAAGCGAAGATGATCCTATATTTGAAATAAAGAATGATTTACTTCACACTGAATTTATAGGTGTAGGTAATATGGCTTATGCTAAACTTAATTTTATAGAAGCAGATATTTGTTTAATGACTACTCCGAATTTAGATGTATTTCAATTAAAACGTTCTAAAGGTGTAAAAAGATATGTGCATATATTTCATGCTCCAAATGAATCTGCTATGTATTGTTTATATTCTTTAGATTTTTTTGATGCAGTATTATTAAGCGGTGAAAATCAAATATCGGATATAAGAGAATTGGAAGATACAAGAGGCACTAAAGTAAAAGAATTGGAAATGATAGGAAGTACTTATTTAGATGAACTTAATAAAAAGAAAGAGGAAGCTTCAAAATCTATTACTAAAGTAGAGAATAAAAAAACTGTTTTAATAGCACCATCTTGGGGTATGAACGGACTTCTTAATAGGTTTGGTGAAAAAGTTATAGATCCTATTTTGGACAGCGGATATTATGTTATAATACGCCCTCATCCTCAATCTAGTATAGTTGAAAAAGATATGCTTAAAAGATTAAAAAATAAATATAAGGATAATGCCAATATAGAATGGGATTTTAATAGGGATAATATTTATTCATTATCAAGAGCTGATGTTATGATATCTGATTTTTCTGGCGTTATATTGGATTATGCTTTTCTCTTTGAAAAACCTACAATTATACCTAGTTTTACTTTCGATAAAAGGGGCTATGATGCTATAGAACTTAAAGAGGAAACTTGGACTTTAAAAACTTTGCCAAAAATAACTGTATCTTTAGATGAGAATAATTTTTCTAATATTTCAAATATAGTAAATGATACCATTAACAATACTTCATTAAAAGATAATATTATAAAAGCAAAAGATGAGGCTTATAAATGCCGAGGTGAAGCTGCTAGAAACGGAGCTTTAGTTTTAAGTAAAATGCTTGCAGAATTGAATTAA
- the aroF gene encoding 3-deoxy-7-phosphoheptulonate synthase, with product MIVVMKPNAKEEHINNIIERLKNAGLGINKSVGVDYTVIGMVGDTSKIDRDLISSLPGVSKVLKVQEPFKRANRAFKKEDTVVDVSGVKIGEGKPVIIAGPCSVESEEQVINIAKSVKSSGASILRGGAFKPRTSPYAFQGLALDGLKILKLAKEEVGIPIVSEIVSIRHLEDFDNTVDMIQIGARNMQNFELLKEVGKLKKPILLKRGLSNTIEEWLMSAEYILNQGNENVVLCERGIRTFETYTRNTFDVSAIPSIKRLSHLPVIGDPSHASGKSWMALPLTLSAISAGADGMIIEVHNDPEHALCDGAQSIKPDVFADIMESVNMISDTVQKIKEKHNGKIYTK from the coding sequence ATGATAGTGGTAATGAAACCGAATGCCAAAGAAGAACATATTAATAACATTATAGAAAGACTTAAAAATGCAGGTCTTGGCATAAATAAAAGTGTAGGAGTAGACTACACAGTAATAGGTATGGTTGGGGATACTTCAAAGATAGATAGAGATTTAATTTCATCTTTACCCGGAGTATCTAAAGTATTAAAAGTGCAGGAACCATTTAAAAGAGCAAATAGGGCGTTCAAAAAAGAAGATACTGTAGTTGATGTAAGCGGTGTAAAAATAGGAGAAGGTAAGCCTGTAATTATTGCAGGACCTTGTTCTGTTGAAAGTGAAGAGCAGGTTATTAATATAGCTAAAAGTGTAAAGTCTTCTGGAGCTTCTATACTTAGAGGCGGAGCATTTAAGCCTAGAACTTCTCCTTATGCATTTCAGGGTTTAGCTTTGGACGGACTTAAAATATTAAAGCTTGCAAAAGAAGAGGTTGGCATACCTATTGTAAGTGAGATTGTATCTATAAGGCATTTAGAAGATTTTGATAATACAGTGGATATGATTCAGATTGGGGCAAGAAACATGCAGAACTTTGAACTTTTAAAAGAAGTAGGAAAATTAAAAAAGCCTATACTCTTAAAAAGAGGTTTATCAAATACTATAGAAGAATGGCTTATGAGTGCTGAGTACATACTCAATCAAGGCAATGAAAATGTTGTGTTATGTGAGAGAGGTATAAGAACATTTGAAACTTATACTAGAAATACATTTGATGTAAGTGCAATACCTTCAATAAAGCGTTTAAGCCATTTGCCTGTTATAGGAGATCCTTCGCATGCCAGCGGAAAATCATGGATGGCACTTCCTCTCACATTGTCAGCTATTTCTGCAGGTGCTGACGGTATGATTATAGAAGTACATAATGATCCTGAGCATGCTTTATGCGATGGAGCACAGTCTATAAAGCCTGATGTGTTTGCTGATATTATGGAATCTGTTAATATGATATCTGATACTGTTCAAAAAATAAAAGAAAAGCATAACGGAAAAATTTATACTAAGTAG
- the deoD gene encoding purine-nucleoside phosphorylase encodes MATPHIGANKGDIAETILLPGDPLRAKFIAENFLENAVQYNSIRNMFGFTGTYKGKKVSVQGTGMGMPSCSIYSYELIHFYGCKNLIRIGTAGALSDKLHIGDLVIGMGACTDSNYASQYELPGTFAPIASYELLKNAVKKADEMKINYHVGNIVSSDVFYGANNATPKWAKMGVLAVEMEAAALYMNAAYAGVNALCMVTISDSLVTGEATTAEQREKTFTNMMEVALSLA; translated from the coding sequence ATGGCTACACCTCATATAGGAGCAAATAAAGGCGATATTGCTGAAACTATACTTTTACCGGGAGATCCTCTAAGAGCAAAATTTATAGCTGAAAATTTTTTAGAAAATGCTGTTCAGTATAACTCTATAAGAAATATGTTTGGGTTTACTGGTACTTATAAAGGCAAAAAAGTTTCTGTTCAAGGCACAGGTATGGGAATGCCTTCCTGCAGTATATATTCTTATGAGCTTATTCATTTTTACGGCTGTAAGAATTTGATTCGTATTGGTACAGCAGGGGCTTTATCTGATAAACTTCATATAGGCGATTTGGTTATAGGAATGGGGGCATGTACTGATTCTAATTATGCTTCTCAGTATGAACTTCCTGGAACTTTTGCTCCTATAGCTAGTTATGAGCTTTTAAAGAATGCTGTAAAAAAAGCTGATGAAATGAAAATTAATTATCATGTCGGCAATATAGTATCATCTGATGTATTTTACGGAGCTAATAATGCAACGCCAAAATGGGCTAAAATGGGAGTATTGGCTGTTGAGATGGAGGCTGCTGCTTTATATATGAATGCTGCTTATGCTGGGGTTAATGCACTTTGTATGGTTACTATTTCGGATTCTCTTGTTACAGGTGAGGCTACAACTGCTGAACAGAGGGAGAAAACTTTTACAAATATGATGGAAGTTGCTTTATCTTTGGCATAA
- a CDS encoding GNAT family N-acetyltransferase — translation MKIRLANIEDASQILSIYSQYIDTNITFEYKLPTLEEFKNRIKNIIEKYPYLVCEDHSKKIIGYCYANKFLEREAYNWSCELSIYLDKNNISRGIGKKLCSIIIEILKYQGIKNIYSKVTVPNTKSDKLHYSLGFNLIGNYNNIGYKNGKWHSVSIFEKELIFDYDNPKDIIPIKEINEEKIISFIENYK, via the coding sequence ATGAAAATAAGGTTAGCAAATATTGAAGATGCTTCTCAAATTCTTTCAATATATTCTCAGTATATTGATACAAATATAACATTTGAATATAAACTACCAACTTTAGAAGAGTTTAAAAATCGTATAAAAAATATTATAGAAAAATATCCTTATTTAGTATGCGAAGACCACAGTAAAAAAATAATCGGATATTGTTATGCAAATAAATTTCTTGAAAGAGAAGCATATAATTGGAGCTGTGAACTATCTATATATTTAGATAAAAATAATATCAGCAGAGGAATAGGCAAAAAATTATGTTCTATCATTATTGAAATTCTTAAATATCAGGGAATAAAAAATATTTATTCAAAGGTTACAGTGCCGAATACAAAAAGTGATAAACTACATTATTCATTAGGTTTTAATCTGATAGGAAATTATAACAATATAGGATATAAAAATGGCAAATGGCATAGTGTAAGCATATTTGAAAAAGAACTTATTTTTGATTATGATAATCCAAAAGATATAATACCAATAAAAGAAATAAATGAAGAAAAAATAATTTCATTTATAGAAAATTACAAATAA
- a CDS encoding methionine-R-sulfoxide reductase — translation MDKRELNEEERNVIIFKGTEYPFTGEYNDFFEEGIYCCKQCGAELYRSKDKFKSHCGWPSFDDEIEGAVRRTLDADGYRIEITCNNCGGHLGHVFTGEHLTEKNTRHCVNSISLIFKPKK, via the coding sequence ATGGATAAAAGAGAATTAAATGAAGAAGAAAGAAATGTAATAATTTTTAAAGGTACAGAATATCCTTTTACAGGTGAATACAATGACTTTTTTGAGGAAGGTATTTATTGCTGCAAACAATGCGGTGCAGAATTATACCGCTCTAAAGATAAATTTAAATCTCATTGCGGTTGGCCTAGCTTTGATGATGAAATAGAAGGAGCCGTTAGAAGAACATTAGATGCAGACGGATACAGAATAGAAATAACATGCAATAATTGCGGAGGACATTTAGGTCATGTATTTACAGGAGAGCATCTTACAGAAAAAAATACAAGACATTGCGTAAATTCTATTTCTCTGATATTCAAACCAAAAAAATAA